ACCAAAATCGTTTGTCCAAAAGATCTTGGACGTCGTGGAAAAAGTGGGAAACAAAGTCCCGCACCCAGCGGTGATTTTTTTGATCTTGATCGGCCTCGTGATCGTGCTGTCGCATTTGCTATGGTTGCAGGGAGTCTCCGTGACTTATGAGGAAATCAACGAAAAAACCTATGTTATCGAGAAAAAAACAACCGCCGTGAATAGCCTACTGACCAAGGATGGGGTCCGCTTTATGTATGAGCGGCTTATCCCCAATTTTATGAGCTTTACCGCCGTGGGACTCATGATCACGGCCATGATCGGCGTGGGCGTGGCCGAAGAATCCGGCCTGATTAAGGCTCTGATCCGCAAGCTGGTCATCGTCGCTCCGGCCTGGGCCTTGTGTTATATCCTGGTGTTTGTGGGGATCGTGTCGAGTATTGCCGCGGACGCGGGGTATCTGGTGCTGATACCCCTGGCGGGAACGGCGTTTCTCAGCGTGGGGCGTCATCCCATCGCAGGCTTGGCGGCGGGCTTTGCCAGCGTGGCGGGGGCGTTTACCGTCAACATGCTCATTAAGCCGCTAGACGCGGTGCTGACCGAATTCACCAATGACGCCATCCATCTGGTCGATCCGACCAAATCCATCGGTCTTACCTCAAACTTGTGGTTTTCCCTGGCTTCGGTGGTGTTTTTGACGTTTATCATGACTTGGATCACCGAGCGGTTGATCGAGCCGCGACTGGGAAAGTACCAGCCCCCCGCCCCGGATCATGCGGATACAACCAACACCGCCGGAAAAACCTCTGACAGCGATGCCACCCTCTCCGCCGCCGAATCGCGCGGGCTATTATTCGCGGGACTGGGCCTGATGGCGGTGCTGGGCCTCTTTGCATGGCTTTCGTTACCAGCAGACGCGCCTCTACGCGATCCAGAGACCGGCGCGCTCATCGGCAATAGCCCCTTTATGAACGGCCTGATCGCGATCATCATGGTGCTGTTCCTGGTCATGGGGACCGCTTATGGTTATGGAGCGGGAACCTTGAACAGTGTCACCGCCATTATAAAGGCAATGGAAAAAGCCCTCTCCGGCCTAGGTGGCTTGCTGCTTTTGTTTTTTATCATCAGTCAGTTCGTCGCCATGTTTAACCATAGCAACATGGCGACCATTTTGGCCGTGACCCTGGCGGATACCCTCAAAAGCGCAAATATCGGCCCCTTGTGGTTGTTGGTGGGATTTATCATTGTCGTGGCCCTGCTCGATTTTCTCATCTCGGGGGCCATCGCCAAATGGGCCATTTTTGCCCCGATCTTTGTCCCGGTCCTCATGCGGCTGAATGTCGATCCCGAGGCGGTCCTGGCCGCATACCGCATCGGTGACTCCCCCGTCAACACCATTACG
The Pirellulales bacterium genome window above contains:
- a CDS encoding AbgT family transporter produces the protein MSQISAEPKSFVQKILDVVEKVGNKVPHPAVIFLILIGLVIVLSHLLWLQGVSVTYEEINEKTYVIEKKTTAVNSLLTKDGVRFMYERLIPNFMSFTAVGLMITAMIGVGVAEESGLIKALIRKLVIVAPAWALCYILVFVGIVSSIAADAGYLVLIPLAGTAFLSVGRHPIAGLAAGFASVAGAFTVNMLIKPLDAVLTEFTNDAIHLVDPTKSIGLTSNLWFSLASVVFLTFIMTWITERLIEPRLGKYQPPAPDHADTTNTAGKTSDSDATLSAAESRGLLFAGLGLMAVLGLFAWLSLPADAPLRDPETGALIGNSPFMNGLIAIIMVLFLVMGTAYGYGAGTLNSVTAIIKAMEKALSGLGGLLLLFFIISQFVAMFNHSNMATILAVTLADTLKSANIGPLWLLVGFIIVVALLDFLISGAIAKWAIFAPIFVPVLMRLNVDPEAVLAAYRIGDSPVNTITPLNAYFALVVGFAMKYDKKAGVGTVVSLMLPYVLITFVLWTLLFVGWFLLGIPWGL